From Hymenobacter sedentarius, a single genomic window includes:
- a CDS encoding GSCFA domain-containing protein: MFRTELSIAPATDQLPRTARVLTMGSCFADSIGTRLAANKVETLVNPFGTVFQPLALAKLLRAAAGEEVDWQQHVVEARGRWQSYDLHGSIGADSPVDLLQQIHELVRRAGDFLRSADVVLLTLGTAWAYRLRETGELVNNCHKQSADLFVQELLTPDEIINGLAETHAYLRRINPNLRFVLTVSPVRHLKDTLPLNSVSKSVLRVATHILSDLLPGVAYFPAYELLLDDLRDYRFYSADMLHPSEVAEDYIWDKFARTYFDVDFGRFRKEWASVRQSLGHRPLHAGAPEHRQFLENTLAKLEQLSLRKVAVTDELSEVRAKLAALPVSALPQVEELVEDDEERIDIGEGSISIEDELAPPAADAVPTAEARMPRLSPEEFRSQRAARSGRPERGRRDGRGKGQPQTPTENEQFQGAAAFADDQGDAPESLAPTQLGAAEHLLEQAATATPMASSDGTISAEDGVKKKKRRSRGGAKRTARKNALRLAAGEILPGQEPTAPAEVELNAPMPDAQLESRNLRPEGKKSSVITKSVPVKRGGRNNESSRISRAELYAAPAEAPATTETPANIDAEAPIPTPVELPIAAPAIIGEAPNAAPAKSRNSRNRGRKAPMQSGTAEDATTAAAAPAELNPESKLGSIEQLSSTAEQIEPTAGNEAERNKHISQPNAAPEIAATPVVAPDTNEAAAETTPAQAPPRRSNRPKRAVSGARAEKPAVDTPVVPVPDALDLRTQVAAGRMTGSSASLIEQIEPKKKAPAAKKPAAPKKAAVAKARPVKPKPEPVPTDPSTAVPAEAPVPAPKRKPAAKPKAAGPKAAAPTPAAPNPRVPRKPVKPA, from the coding sequence ATGTTTAGAACCGAACTCTCTATTGCCCCGGCCACGGACCAGCTACCGCGCACGGCACGCGTCTTAACCATGGGCTCCTGCTTTGCCGACAGCATCGGCACGCGGCTGGCCGCCAACAAGGTGGAAACCCTGGTGAACCCCTTTGGCACCGTGTTTCAGCCGCTCGCGCTGGCCAAATTGCTCCGGGCCGCGGCCGGCGAAGAAGTCGATTGGCAGCAGCACGTAGTGGAAGCGCGCGGCCGCTGGCAGAGCTACGACCTGCACGGCAGCATCGGGGCCGATTCGCCCGTGGACTTGCTCCAGCAGATTCATGAGTTGGTGCGGCGCGCGGGCGATTTCCTCCGCAGCGCCGATGTGGTGCTGCTCACGCTGGGCACGGCCTGGGCCTACCGCCTGCGCGAAACTGGTGAGTTGGTAAACAACTGCCACAAGCAGTCTGCCGACTTGTTTGTGCAGGAGCTGCTGACCCCGGATGAAATCATCAACGGCTTGGCCGAAACGCACGCCTACTTGCGGCGCATCAACCCCAATTTACGATTTGTGCTGACGGTGAGCCCCGTACGGCACCTAAAGGACACGCTGCCGCTGAATTCGGTGAGCAAGTCGGTGCTGCGGGTTGCTACGCATATTCTGAGCGACTTACTACCGGGAGTGGCGTATTTTCCGGCTTACGAGCTATTGCTGGATGATTTGCGGGACTACCGCTTTTATTCGGCCGACATGCTGCATCCCTCGGAAGTAGCCGAAGATTATATCTGGGATAAGTTTGCCCGGACGTATTTCGACGTTGACTTTGGCCGGTTTCGCAAGGAATGGGCATCGGTGCGGCAGTCGTTGGGCCACCGCCCCTTGCATGCTGGTGCGCCTGAGCACCGCCAGTTCCTGGAAAATACGCTTGCTAAACTGGAGCAGCTGAGCTTGCGAAAGGTGGCCGTGACTGATGAGCTGAGCGAGGTGAGAGCCAAACTTGCGGCACTGCCCGTGTCTGCATTGCCGCAAGTGGAAGAACTTGTAGAAGACGATGAGGAGCGCATTGATATTGGCGAAGGCTCTATTTCCATTGAAGACGAACTAGCGCCTCCGGCAGCAGATGCGGTGCCTACTGCCGAAGCCCGCATGCCCCGCTTGTCGCCCGAAGAGTTTCGTTCGCAACGGGCGGCCCGCTCTGGCCGACCGGAACGAGGCCGCCGCGATGGGCGAGGCAAAGGACAACCGCAAACCCCGACTGAGAATGAGCAGTTTCAGGGTGCGGCGGCCTTTGCCGACGACCAAGGGGATGCTCCGGAGTCGCTGGCCCCAACCCAACTGGGTGCAGCCGAACATCTTTTGGAGCAAGCCGCTACCGCTACGCCCATGGCGAGCTCGGATGGCACTATTAGCGCCGAAGATGGCGTGAAGAAGAAAAAACGCCGCTCAAGAGGCGGGGCTAAGCGCACTGCACGCAAAAACGCGCTTCGCCTTGCCGCCGGCGAAATCCTGCCTGGCCAGGAGCCCACTGCTCCGGCCGAAGTTGAGCTGAACGCACCAATGCCGGATGCGCAGCTAGAAAGCCGCAACCTGCGGCCAGAAGGCAAAAAATCCTCGGTCATCACCAAATCGGTCCCGGTGAAGCGTGGGGGGCGCAATAATGAATCGAGTCGCATATCGCGGGCGGAACTGTATGCTGCTCCGGCTGAAGCTCCGGCTACTACTGAAACGCCAGCAAACATCGACGCTGAAGCGCCCATCCCGACGCCGGTTGAGTTACCGATTGCAGCACCAGCGATTATTGGCGAAGCGCCCAATGCCGCGCCAGCTAAGTCGCGCAACAGCCGAAACAGAGGCCGAAAGGCGCCGATGCAAAGCGGCACAGCGGAGGATGCAACTACCGCTGCCGCCGCTCCAGCTGAGCTAAATCCGGAGTCCAAGCTGGGCAGTATTGAACAACTATCTAGTACTGCTGAGCAAATTGAGCCAACGGCAGGCAACGAGGCTGAGCGCAACAAGCATATAAGCCAGCCCAACGCCGCCCCGGAAATAGCCGCAACTCCAGTCGTCGCGCCGGATACAAACGAGGCTGCTGCCGAAACAACCCCGGCTCAAGCACCTCCGCGGCGTTCCAACCGCCCTAAGCGGGCGGTCAGCGGAGCCCGGGCTGAAAAGCCGGCCGTTGATACTCCGGTTGTGCCAGTTCCAGACGCGCTGGACCTGCGTACCCAGGTAGCCGCCGGCCGCATGACCGGCTCTTCGGCCTCCTTGATTGAGCAAATCGAGCCGAAGAAAAAAGCTCCTGCTGCGAAGAAACCGGCAGCACCCAAAAAGGCCGCTGTGGCCAAGGCCAGACCCGTAAAGCCAAAACCTGAGCCGGTGCCCACGGATCCCTCCACGGCCGTACCAGCCGAAGCCCCAGTTCCGGCGCCCAAGCGCAAGCCAGCTGCAAAGCCGAAGGCGGCCGGGCCGAAAGCTGCAGCGCCTACACCAGCCGCGCCCAACCCCCGGGTGCCCAGGAAGCCTGTAAAGCCCGCCTAA
- the rplI gene encoding 50S ribosomal protein L9, whose protein sequence is MEIILKDDVKGLGYKNDIVTVKSGYGRNFLLPQGLAMLADKTNKKITAENVRQAAHKAHKIKGDAQAIADQIGDAFLEIRAKVGESGKIFGRVTTLQLAEALKAKGVDIDRKRLSFDQEPSAAGDYTATANLHKEVKQTINFRVVAE, encoded by the coding sequence ATGGAAATCATCCTCAAAGACGACGTTAAGGGCCTCGGCTACAAGAACGACATCGTGACCGTGAAATCGGGCTACGGTCGCAACTTCTTGTTGCCGCAGGGTTTGGCCATGCTGGCCGACAAAACCAACAAGAAAATCACGGCGGAGAACGTGCGCCAGGCGGCTCACAAAGCCCACAAAATCAAGGGCGATGCCCAAGCCATTGCCGACCAAATCGGGGATGCGTTCTTGGAAATTCGCGCCAAAGTGGGTGAAAGCGGCAAGATTTTCGGCCGTGTCACCACCCTGCAATTGGCCGAAGCGCTGAAAGCCAAAGGTGTGGACATCGACCGCAAGCGTCTGTCGTTCGACCAGGAGCCTTCGGCTGCCGGCGACTACACTGCTACAGCTAACCTGCACAAGGAAGTGAAGCAGACGATTAACTTCCGCGTTGTAGCCGAGTAG
- the rpsR gene encoding 30S ribosomal protein S18, with protein sequence MNKPQDTRKKYCRFKKNGIKYVDYKDPNFLLKFVNEQGRVLPRRLTGTSLKFQRKVTQAIAKARHLALMPYVADALK encoded by the coding sequence ATGAACAAGCCGCAGGACACCCGCAAGAAATACTGCCGCTTCAAGAAGAACGGCATTAAGTACGTGGATTACAAAGACCCGAACTTCCTGCTGAAGTTCGTGAACGAGCAGGGCCGCGTGCTGCCCCGGCGCCTCACCGGCACCAGCCTGAAGTTTCAGCGCAAAGTGACCCAGGCCATTGCAAAGGCCCGCCACTTGGCTTTGATGCCCTACGTAGCTGACGCCCTGAAATAA
- the rpsF gene encoding 30S ribosomal protein S6 has protein sequence MEVRNYETVFIVTPVLNESQVQETVEKFTQVLKENSAAILSTEAWGLRKLAYPIQKKTTGYYYCLSYTGTGNIVDVLELAFRRDERIIRFLSTVLDKHAVEYNNRRRNGEMNLQKAAKETESVAQ, from the coding sequence ATGGAAGTAAGAAATTACGAGACGGTCTTCATCGTAACTCCCGTTTTGAACGAGAGCCAGGTGCAAGAGACGGTCGAGAAGTTCACCCAGGTGCTTAAGGAAAATAGCGCCGCCATTTTGTCCACTGAAGCCTGGGGCCTGCGCAAGCTGGCGTACCCAATTCAGAAAAAGACCACAGGCTACTACTACTGCCTGTCGTACACTGGAACTGGTAACATTGTTGACGTGCTTGAGCTGGCGTTCCGCCGCGACGAGCGCATCATCCGGTTTTTGTCCACCGTGCTCGATAAGCACGCCGTGGAGTACAACAACCGTCGCCGCAACGGCGAGATGAACCTGCAAAAGGCTGCAAAAGAAACCGAAAGCGTAGCCCAATAA
- a CDS encoding cytochrome c3 family protein yields MNSIRLRSLPHLLLALLLTFAGAQQAAAQGASATGDVKKEGVVPGATAAATPATVAAPAAGGGDAAAIAAGDALFKGNCAQCHAVNEQVVGPALAGISKRRPITWLIPWVKNSSKVVASGDEYAVALFNKFNKQQMPSFALSDKEITSIIAYVTSEEGKASTVATAGVTAGNAAATDGQEAGGAEAGAGKYVDILLIVLVVVLIVLVVTLVIIGNLMKDVLRGRKDLDGRDVEILEQRFDWGKLYRSPMLRGIVGVVFALVLLYEGVQSVMAVGLTQGYQPTQPIAFSHKLHAGEHQINCAYCHTSVYKSKSANIPSANICMNCHSQIKTESPEIKKIYRAIERKQPIQWVRIHNLPDLAYFNHSQHTQVAGLQCQTCHGPIQNMEVVYQYSALTMGWCINCHREMPLNTKDNKYYDNLVKLHDTKNAGAPFTVSSNGGTECSKCHY; encoded by the coding sequence ATGAATAGCATTCGACTTCGTTCGTTACCTCATCTGTTGCTGGCCCTCTTGCTCACGTTTGCCGGCGCCCAACAGGCTGCCGCTCAAGGAGCAAGTGCCACTGGCGATGTGAAAAAAGAAGGCGTGGTGCCCGGTGCCACTGCTGCTGCTACACCCGCAACCGTTGCCGCTCCGGCTGCCGGAGGTGGCGATGCCGCAGCCATTGCCGCCGGCGATGCACTATTTAAGGGCAACTGCGCCCAATGCCACGCCGTGAATGAGCAGGTAGTAGGCCCCGCCCTCGCTGGCATCAGCAAGCGTCGCCCCATCACCTGGCTTATTCCTTGGGTGAAAAACTCAAGCAAAGTAGTGGCCAGCGGCGATGAGTACGCGGTAGCCCTCTTCAACAAGTTCAATAAGCAGCAGATGCCATCCTTTGCCCTGTCGGACAAGGAAATTACTTCCATTATTGCTTACGTTACTTCGGAAGAAGGAAAGGCCTCAACTGTTGCCACGGCTGGTGTTACCGCCGGAAACGCTGCTGCCACCGACGGCCAAGAAGCTGGCGGCGCCGAAGCTGGTGCCGGCAAGTATGTGGACATCCTCCTCATCGTACTGGTTGTAGTCCTGATAGTGCTGGTAGTGACGCTGGTTATCATCGGCAACCTGATGAAGGATGTGCTGCGTGGTCGTAAAGACCTCGACGGCCGCGATGTTGAAATCCTGGAGCAGCGCTTCGATTGGGGTAAGCTGTACCGCTCGCCTATGCTGCGCGGTATTGTAGGTGTCGTGTTTGCCCTCGTTTTACTTTATGAAGGCGTACAAAGCGTAATGGCTGTGGGCCTGACCCAGGGCTACCAGCCCACCCAGCCCATTGCTTTCTCGCACAAGCTGCACGCTGGCGAGCACCAGATTAACTGCGCTTACTGCCACACGTCGGTGTATAAGAGCAAATCGGCTAACATTCCTTCGGCCAACATCTGCATGAACTGCCACTCGCAGATTAAAACGGAGTCGCCCGAAATCAAGAAAATCTACCGTGCCATCGAGCGGAAGCAACCCATTCAGTGGGTGCGCATTCACAACCTGCCCGACCTGGCTTACTTCAACCACTCACAGCACACGCAGGTAGCGGGCTTACAGTGCCAGACCTGTCACGGCCCCATCCAGAACATGGAAGTGGTATACCAGTACTCGGCTCTGACCATGGGCTGGTGCATCAACTGCCACCGCGAGATGCCCCTCAATACCAAGGACAACAAGTACTACGACAACCTCGTGAAGCTGCACGACACCAAAAACGCCGGCGCACCCTTCACGGTGTCCTCGAATGGTGGCACCGAGTGCTCGAAGTGCCACTACTAA